A genome region from Heyndrickxia acidicola includes the following:
- a CDS encoding Arc family DNA-binding protein, translating to MNKRKSFPLRIDPKLYEVLEKWAEDELRSVNAQIEVILKDAAKKAGRIKKKE from the coding sequence ATGAATAAAAGAAAATCATTTCCCCTTCGTATCGATCCGAAATTATACGAAGTATTGGAAAAATGGGCTGAAGATGAATTAAGAAGTGTGAACGCCCAAATTGAAGTGATATTAAAAGATGCTGCCAAAAAAGCTGGGAGAATAAAAAAGAAGGAATAG
- a CDS encoding sensor histidine kinase, with translation MKLRNLILLSYGSALLLVIVIVFFSVKYMIFQPDIAYIVTLIMVIACTFAFIVSYLLFLPTLRSIRKLSSHSNKLAEGYFEKIADIHSPKELAELARDFNHMTEQLEESFNQIKKAEDEKNTMISHLSHDIKTPITSIRSQIEAILDNMVSDIERPIYLESIQNQVMRLSQLTDELLDLTITQENKKHKLVIKKVWIDKTLVAALNSFQVQLKVEDRDINIDLDDKISFIYSDEEGINRILHNLIANALKYSLPGTPIKIEGTVYEDAIQISIQDFGMGISEEEQKHIFERLYRVEKSRNQKYGGTGLGLYISQEIAKILGGNITVKSLLEQGSTFTVRLPKKLH, from the coding sequence TTGAAATTACGTAATTTAATCCTCCTATCTTATGGATCTGCCTTGTTATTAGTCATTGTTATCGTCTTTTTTAGTGTCAAATATATGATATTTCAACCCGATATCGCTTATATAGTAACATTGATTATGGTTATTGCTTGTACATTTGCCTTCATTGTAAGTTACTTACTGTTTTTACCTACTCTTCGTTCAATCAGAAAATTAAGTAGTCATAGTAATAAGCTAGCGGAAGGTTATTTTGAAAAAATAGCAGATATACATTCGCCAAAAGAATTAGCTGAACTTGCAAGAGACTTTAATCATATGACGGAACAATTAGAAGAGTCCTTTAATCAGATAAAGAAAGCTGAAGATGAAAAGAATACTATGATCTCTCATTTATCTCATGATATTAAAACGCCAATTACTTCAATACGTTCTCAAATCGAGGCAATTTTAGATAATATGGTAAGTGATATAGAGAGGCCTATTTATTTAGAGTCTATTCAAAATCAAGTTATGCGCCTAAGTCAATTAACTGATGAATTATTAGATCTCACCATAACGCAAGAAAATAAAAAACATAAACTAGTCATAAAAAAGGTTTGGATAGATAAAACTTTAGTAGCCGCATTAAACAGTTTTCAGGTTCAACTAAAGGTTGAAGATCGAGATATTAACATTGATTTAGATGATAAAATTTCTTTCATATACTCTGACGAAGAAGGGATTAATCGAATTCTGCATAACTTAATTGCAAATGCCTTAAAGTACTCTCTTCCAGGAACACCAATAAAGATTGAAGGAACTGTATATGAAGATGCAATTCAAATTTCTATTCAAGATTTTGGAATGGGAATTTCAGAAGAAGAGCAGAAACATATATTTGAACGTCTTTATCGTGTAGAGAAATCACGCAATCAAAAATACGGTGGTACAGGTCTAGGACTTTATATTTCACAAGAAATCGCAAAAATACTTGGCGGTAATATAACAGTTAAAAGTTTATTAGAACAGGGGAGTACCTTTACAGTTCGTTTGCCTAAAAAGTTGCATTAA
- a CDS encoding response regulator transcription factor, with protein sequence MNETILIVDDEPTILDVSKRYLEKENFKVLTASDGKEALEICQHNQINLIVTDIMMPEVDGYDFILQVLDLDEEIPFLFISAKTQEKDRLYSLTLGADDYITKPFSPRELVLRIKNILRRINKNTSKFINRGVLKIDYEKRAAILYDVPLDLTIKEFDLLWVLALDKERVYSKSELFEKVWGSDYYEDANTMNVHIHRLRDKLEHVSDGRPHPAIKTIWGLGYKLEVD encoded by the coding sequence ATGAATGAAACCATTCTTATCGTAGATGACGAACCTACAATTTTAGATGTTTCAAAGCGTTATCTTGAAAAAGAAAACTTTAAAGTGCTAACAGCTTCAGATGGTAAAGAAGCACTTGAAATCTGTCAGCACAATCAAATCAACTTAATTGTGACAGATATTATGATGCCCGAAGTAGACGGATATGATTTTATTTTACAAGTACTTGACTTAGATGAAGAAATTCCATTCTTATTTATCAGTGCTAAGACACAAGAAAAAGATCGTTTGTATTCATTAACGCTTGGTGCAGACGATTATATTACAAAGCCTTTTAGTCCTCGCGAATTAGTATTGAGAATTAAAAACATTTTACGACGTATTAATAAAAATACTAGCAAATTCATTAATAGAGGTGTTTTAAAAATCGATTATGAAAAGCGAGCGGCCATTCTTTATGACGTTCCACTTGATTTAACAATTAAAGAATTTGATTTGTTATGGGTGTTAGCTCTTGATAAGGAAAGAGTCTATTCAAAGTCGGAACTTTTTGAAAAAGTTTGGGGTTCGGACTATTATGAAGACGCGAATACGATGAATGTTCATATTCATCGATTGCGTGATAAGCTTGAACATGTATCAGACGGCAGGCCACACCCTGCTATTAAAACCATTTGGGGTCTTGGCTATAAGCTGGAGGTGGATTGA
- a CDS encoding DM13 domain-containing protein, translating to MNKKLGAIFLMLTMILILAACGNGQMKSKSAQSSASSLMTSKMKNSSMDSSMSTSENGSMATLTGNFSGENGKMVSGMVKVSDDKLMLTHFKTSEGPDLHVYLTKDGDVTTGISISKIDLKNPEQTFSLNGVNPKEYNTVVIYCNKAHVAFGAAKLMDVSMDVSGQFKGDNQKNVSGTATVTNTTLKLSNFKTSEGPDLHVYLTKDGDATTGKSISKIDLKNPEQTFSLNGVNPKEYNTVIIYCNKAHVVFGEAKLM from the coding sequence ATGAATAAAAAATTAGGTGCCATTTTTTTAATGCTAACAATGATATTAATTTTAGCGGCTTGTGGAAATGGGCAAATGAAAAGTAAGAGTGCCCAAAGTTCAGCATCAAGTTTAATGACAAGTAAGATGAAGAATTCTTCGATGGACTCCTCAATGAGTACTTCAGAGAATGGATCAATGGCTACACTAACAGGAAACTTTAGTGGCGAAAATGGAAAAATGGTTTCAGGAATGGTTAAAGTTAGCGATGATAAATTAATGTTAACTCACTTCAAAACATCTGAAGGTCCTGACTTACATGTTTACTTAACCAAAGATGGAGATGTTACAACAGGTATATCTATTTCGAAGATTGATTTGAAAAACCCCGAACAAACTTTCTCTTTAAATGGTGTTAATCCAAAAGAATACAATACTGTCGTCATTTACTGCAACAAAGCGCACGTTGCATTTGGTGCAGCAAAACTAATGGATGTTAGTATGGATGTTTCTGGTCAATTTAAAGGCGATAATCAAAAGAATGTAAGTGGTACAGCTACTGTAACAAACACAACGCTAAAATTATCCAACTTTAAAACATCTGAAGGTCCTGACTTACATGTTTACTTAACCAAAGATGGAGATGCTACAACAGGTAAATCTATTTCGAAGATTGATTTGAAAAACCCAGAACAGACTTTCTCTTTAAATGGTGTTAATCCAAAAGAATACAATACTGTCATCATTTACTGCAACAAAGCGCACGTTGTATTCGGTGAAGCAAAACTAATGTAA
- a CDS encoding DoxX family protein has product MKILNQIGNYLFSFIRIGLGISWLQQGTFKLQAHFTMSGLTEAVVSNTVTPDWYKAFMEHFVEPNTALFNFLIPWGEIFAGIGLITGILILPALLGTIFMNINYWLSNMIYIYPLQLLVAIIILIEIKCASHFSLTNLYFYLLDRTKRIKESKSSM; this is encoded by the coding sequence ATGAAAATTTTGAATCAAATAGGCAACTATCTCTTTTCATTTATAAGAATAGGGCTTGGAATTAGTTGGCTACAACAAGGCACATTTAAATTACAGGCACATTTTACTATGTCTGGTCTTACGGAAGCCGTCGTTAGTAATACAGTAACCCCAGATTGGTATAAAGCTTTTATGGAACACTTTGTCGAACCAAATACAGCCTTGTTTAATTTCTTAATTCCCTGGGGAGAGATCTTTGCTGGAATAGGGTTAATTACAGGTATTCTTATTTTACCTGCTCTTTTAGGCACTATCTTTATGAACATTAATTATTGGTTATCTAATATGATTTATATTTATCCATTACAACTACTGGTAGCGATTATAATATTGATAGAAATTAAGTGCGCTTCCCATTTCAGTTTAACAAACCTATATTTTTACTTATTAGATAGAACGAAAAGAATTAAAGAAAGTAAAAGTTCTATGTAG